A stretch of the Glutamicibacter sp. JL.03c genome encodes the following:
- a CDS encoding GNAT family N-acetyltransferase, whose translation MRHIKIKNHRDDSSVRRLLVLAADPAGEQGLEDLLDECQELKVLAHSAEDGTIDALAAYRHSDQYSLCLEYLAVLPEFQQRGLGRALIEELRLIHRKNVWATTHDDAVDFYRAMGCVISNSAEDPRWPGVARYLCTAPYLPLLHSQPAEDPEYEAVNGQLTRGNIRIDEPSPSWPRDFEELAQRIAGALGPQALAIEHTGSTSVPGLPAKPIIDICLLVPDANDEPSYAPVLEGIGLVFWHREPGWYAHRMFKPAADSSRVDANVHVFSAGSPEYVRMVLFREHLKGNAADRQAYARVKRKAAAQLLAEQGENGLVMDYNRIKEPFIVALHHKLFAS comes from the coding sequence ATGCGCCACATCAAGATCAAGAACCATCGTGACGATTCGTCGGTTCGCCGGTTATTGGTGCTGGCCGCCGATCCCGCAGGCGAACAAGGCCTGGAAGATCTGCTCGATGAGTGCCAGGAGCTGAAGGTTCTGGCGCATAGCGCCGAGGACGGGACCATCGATGCGTTGGCGGCCTATCGGCACAGCGATCAGTACTCGCTGTGCTTGGAATATCTTGCGGTGCTGCCCGAATTCCAGCAACGTGGATTAGGCCGGGCCCTGATTGAGGAACTGCGCTTGATTCACCGCAAGAATGTCTGGGCCACGACACATGATGATGCCGTCGATTTCTACCGGGCAATGGGCTGCGTCATTTCCAATTCCGCCGAGGATCCCCGGTGGCCTGGTGTCGCGCGGTACTTGTGCACCGCGCCATATCTTCCTTTGCTGCACAGCCAGCCGGCGGAAGACCCGGAGTACGAGGCGGTCAATGGCCAGCTGACCCGGGGCAATATTCGCATTGACGAGCCCTCGCCGAGCTGGCCGAGGGACTTCGAGGAGCTAGCACAGCGGATCGCTGGCGCCTTGGGGCCGCAGGCCCTGGCCATTGAACATACTGGCTCCACGTCGGTTCCGGGGCTTCCGGCGAAACCGATTATTGACATCTGCTTGCTGGTCCCCGACGCCAATGACGAGCCCAGCTACGCTCCGGTGTTGGAGGGCATTGGCTTGGTGTTCTGGCATCGCGAGCCTGGCTGGTACGCACACCGCATGTTCAAGCCGGCTGCCGATAGCAGTCGCGTCGATGCCAACGTCCATGTGTTTTCCGCCGGCAGCCCGGAGTACGTGCGCATGGTTCTTTTCCGTGAGCATCTCAAGGGCAATGCTGCTGACCGCCAGGCTTACGCGAGGGTCAAGCGAAAGGCCGCGGCCCAGCTGCTGGCCGAGCAGGGCGAGAATGGGTTAGTCATGGATTACAACCGGATCAAGGAGCCGTTCATCGTGGCCTTGCATCACAAGCTGTTCGCCTCGTAG
- a CDS encoding S9 family peptidase: MTDPSLTANPPQAAQRPTTRSFHGDDFIDNYEWLREKSSREVLEHLKAENEYTDAVTAGQQPLRDDLFNEIKARTVETDLSVPVRRRGWWYFTRSAEGKPYTVQCRVKATDSPDQVADWTPPVIDPEHSLPAEEVLLDGNALAEGKPFFSLGGMALNEEGNLLAYCVDNAGDERFTLYIKDLSTGQLLPDVIEGIFYGLAFSPDSSTVFYTVVDETWRPNQVRAHRLGTDAAQDQLVFEENDPGMWLGFDLSPDRKTLMISSGNSEYSETSMLDLATDQAEVTLLVPRELRLLHGIDLMPGTGQALITHDFQAPNNMVSLADVEQLGQGTKPEQWQTVVAHEDTVKVEGTALTGSHVILSVRRDTCERVQLLPLQGLGTAAQGPAIEPGFEDELFTASLAYAELDAPLIRISYTADFTPARVYDLWLDGQTLDLRKQTPVNNYDASKYLSTRDWATAADGTRIPLTIMRRADLDVSVPQPVLVYGYGSYEASMDPGFGIPRLSVLDRGVIFVIAHVRGGGELGRDWYLNGKKLHKKNTFTDFIDSTRHLIEAGIADPQRIVALGGSAGGLLMGAIANMAPQLYTAIIAQVPFVDALTSILDPDLPLSALEWEEWGNPIESKEVYDYMKSYSPYENVTAQAYPKIAAVTSLNDTRVLYVEPAKWVAKLREVGTGEEPIVLKTEMDGGHGGASGRYESWKSRAWDYAFALDALGCIKLI, encoded by the coding sequence ATGACTGATCCATCGTTGACCGCCAATCCCCCGCAGGCCGCACAGCGTCCGACCACCCGCAGCTTCCACGGTGATGATTTCATCGACAACTATGAGTGGCTCCGCGAGAAGTCCAGCCGCGAGGTGCTCGAGCATCTCAAGGCCGAGAATGAATACACTGACGCAGTCACTGCCGGACAGCAGCCCTTGCGCGACGACCTCTTCAATGAGATCAAAGCCCGCACCGTGGAGACCGACTTGTCGGTTCCCGTGCGCCGACGCGGCTGGTGGTATTTCACCCGCTCCGCCGAGGGCAAGCCGTACACCGTGCAGTGCCGGGTCAAGGCCACCGATTCCCCGGACCAGGTCGCTGATTGGACTCCCCCCGTGATCGATCCAGAACACAGCCTGCCGGCCGAAGAGGTATTGCTCGATGGCAACGCGTTGGCCGAGGGCAAGCCATTCTTCTCCCTTGGCGGCATGGCGCTGAACGAAGAGGGCAACCTGCTGGCCTACTGCGTTGATAATGCCGGCGACGAGCGTTTCACCCTGTACATCAAGGATCTGTCCACTGGGCAGCTGCTGCCCGATGTCATTGAAGGCATCTTCTACGGCTTGGCGTTCTCCCCCGACTCCTCGACCGTTTTCTACACTGTGGTGGACGAGACGTGGCGCCCGAACCAGGTTCGCGCGCACCGCCTTGGCACCGACGCGGCCCAGGATCAGCTGGTCTTCGAAGAGAACGATCCAGGGATGTGGCTCGGATTCGATCTGAGCCCGGATCGCAAGACCCTGATGATTTCCAGCGGCAACTCCGAATACTCTGAGACCAGCATGCTGGATCTGGCCACGGACCAGGCCGAGGTGACCCTGCTGGTTCCCCGCGAATTGCGACTGCTCCATGGCATCGATCTGATGCCAGGCACAGGCCAAGCCCTGATCACCCACGACTTCCAAGCACCGAATAACATGGTCTCGCTTGCTGATGTGGAACAGCTGGGCCAGGGTACCAAGCCAGAACAGTGGCAGACCGTGGTGGCCCACGAAGATACGGTCAAGGTGGAAGGCACGGCCTTGACCGGATCGCACGTGATCCTTTCAGTGCGCCGCGACACCTGCGAACGAGTCCAGCTGCTTCCGCTTCAGGGCTTGGGCACCGCGGCGCAAGGTCCAGCCATCGAGCCCGGGTTCGAGGATGAGCTGTTCACCGCTTCCCTGGCCTATGCCGAACTTGATGCGCCGCTGATCCGCATCAGCTACACCGCTGACTTCACGCCGGCCCGCGTCTACGACCTCTGGCTTGATGGCCAGACGCTGGACCTGCGCAAACAGACCCCGGTCAACAACTACGACGCTTCCAAGTACCTCTCCACCCGCGATTGGGCCACCGCTGCGGATGGAACCAGGATTCCGCTGACCATCATGCGCCGCGCTGATCTTGATGTCTCCGTGCCGCAGCCGGTGCTGGTCTATGGCTACGGTTCCTACGAAGCATCGATGGACCCGGGCTTTGGCATCCCGCGCTTGAGCGTGCTGGACCGCGGCGTTATCTTTGTCATTGCCCACGTTCGTGGCGGTGGCGAGCTGGGTCGCGACTGGTACCTGAACGGCAAGAAGCTCCATAAGAAGAACACCTTTACCGACTTCATCGATTCCACAAGGCACCTCATCGAGGCGGGCATTGCCGATCCCCAGCGGATCGTCGCCCTGGGCGGATCGGCCGGCGGCCTGCTCATGGGCGCCATCGCGAATATGGCTCCGCAGCTGTACACCGCAATCATCGCCCAGGTTCCCTTCGTGGATGCGCTGACATCCATCCTGGATCCGGATCTTCCGCTTTCTGCTTTGGAATGGGAAGAGTGGGGGAATCCTATTGAGAGCAAAGAAGTCTATGACTACATGAAGTCGTACTCTCCTTATGAAAACGTCACGGCTCAGGCCTACCCGAAGATCGCGGCGGTCACTTCGCTGAACGACACCCGCGTACTGTACGTCGAGCCGGCCAAGTGGGTCGCCAAGCTGCGTGAAGTGGGCACCGGTGAAGAGCCAATCGTGCTCAAGACGGAGATGGACGGTGGCCACGGCGGGGCCTCGGGCCGTTATGAATCCTGGAAATCACGGGCTTGGGACTATGCTTTCGCCCTGGATGCCCTGGGCTGCATCAAGCTCATCTAA